ATTAAACAGCATACATGTAAATGTAATGTAGATTTAGACCGAAAGAAAAAGTGTAATGTAGATTGTAGCAACTGTGCAGCAGTCTGAAACTTGTCCGAACATTTAATTTTTCTGGATGCTCAAAGCAGAAAAAACATAGAATTAACAATCAAGTCATACAATTTCCTCAGCTTTTACCATTCTTGTTTCACTCTTCACACAACCACTTCTAATATCTATATGTATTTCTTACTTGTTTTTTCAAACTTCCTGTCAGTGCTTACTCAACTGTTCTTTCATACCACTTTCAAAACATTAGTTCATACTAGAAAACAGAAAACAAAAGGAAAAATCAATTTTCGCCATACTGATTGTGTAGTCCATTTTGTTCTCAATGCATCGATCATAATCAACGGGGCTAGCTACCAAAAGCTCAGATGTCAAGTGAAAAGCACAAATCAAACAAGGTTGAGGCAAGGAAAGAAACTTTTGTTAGTAAAGCGAGTCTAATCAAAACCAGGGAATTTCAAAGAGAAGTTACATACGAACATGAAGCCAAATATAATTTTCCATAAACATTCATTCCCGTCGGAAAATTTCTAGATCAAAAGGCAGCAAAAACATGGAAATAAAAACTAAGGTAGCAGGAGAATACATAAGATAGTGGCAGGGCTGCAGCTAGCTAGCTTCCTTGCCTAAATGGAGCATTAGGGTGTCGACAAGTAGGACAGACATTATTGATTTGGAGCCAGGGGACAATGCAATCTAGATGATAATAGTGTGAGCAGGGCAACTGAGTAATGCTGCTATCTTTTCTCAGTGCAAACATTTCCATACAAATAGCACACTCTAATTCATCATCATCAGGTGGAGTCGCTGCTTCCTCTAAAGCCTCGACGAATGATTCAGTTGACGGAATCAGCTTGGACTTGTAGTTTAAATACTACGCATCTTCCGACAGCAACTCCAGGTGCCGTTCCTCCGTATATCTATATATTATATTCATTGCTCGAACCTCGATAATCTTATCAGGGACGGCTCTTCGAAGCACATTGAGTATTTGATCAATAATAGACGGATGCTGATTTTCGGCAACACCGACTTTGTTGTAAACGTACCTACGCAATTTGTCCCGTAACTTGTTGGCTTCCCTGGGAGACCCAGCAATGATCCTCTTGTACCTTGCCAATCTCTCCATGGTCGTCTTTGCATCGCCGCTCGCCTTCTCCCTCGAGAACCGCAACTTGAGAGTGTTTGTGGATTGCACAATTGGTCCTTCCTTATCATACTGATGGGTTTCTGGATTATAGTTGCCATATGCCTTCCATCGCTGGACTTTGATCGGAATTACGTCCACGCAGGATCTGCTTCGGTAGGTGCTTTCCCGGCTCTGATAAACTGTGCTGGCATGTTCAAGTCTCTCATACGGGTAAACGGTGCTCATGCT
The window above is part of the Fragaria vesca subsp. vesca linkage group LG2, FraVesHawaii_1.0, whole genome shotgun sequence genome. Proteins encoded here:
- the LOC101300781 gene encoding uncharacterized protein LOC101300781 isoform 1; amino-acid sequence: MSTVYPYERLEHASTVYQSRESTYRSRSCVDVIPIKVQRWKAYGNYNPETHQYDKEGPIVQSTNTLKLRFSREKASGDAKTTMERLARYKRIIAGSPREANKLRDKLRRCGRKESGCQVTRTQFPCWLPPQCSPSSPLLRLLDTSPDVTAARSLCEQ